The Podospora pseudocomata strain CBS 415.72m chromosome 3, whole genome shotgun sequence genome window below encodes:
- a CDS encoding hypothetical protein (EggNog:ENOG503P0T4; COG:D), producing MGTLPPVVHSTARAIAPREFLDALHATCNPRFPYDRGRSHKPIALAISGGVDSMALAYLSTKIRTTDHWFKVADHPVSNPVAFVVNHDLRKGMVEEVDQVIKALRGLKIFAYVAKIDWAQVLGKGVDPNTVPNIETLARQQRYRKLGTFARNCKTMSLLTAHHEDDQYETILMRLLSGHGYRGLRGMRPATDIPECYDMHGIYQSGFIDDQRSKHPVWNIYPNRAERTKILRALRDDFHFDLATFAEKAEPMMWRTDLKDAFSADQDYDEWIARSNKPAPPLPTMDFEDGGVMVYRPLLHFSKDRLIATCLENNVPWFEDHTNKDPTLTMRNAVRQMWKNHRLPEALQKPAILRLAERCRKRVAFEEAEADRLLQSALVPHFEPSTGTLVVQLPKFRLPRVSRLSSKSPEGRQKRLDHHRYIAALLLRKLISMVTPERELNQAGQLDHLASMLFPSLAQDGVEPPPPKPYVICGVHFVPMMGPNSQPFRWLLTRAPYASNVPRPRTGFWAPNIRGRWGKKPHQWKTTGWSGFKLYDGRYWIRLLSRLPGNLHVMPFEAEHQKPFKDALDEQSKNDLAAMLKRYAPGKIRYTLPGIYSRVDVTGVIQRDEYWPDIEELDKYGALRKRNADGQWEIREEAVENEESKDVEKKSSDTVEQELLHSSASKRARLLQAKAWEDDITERRTDNPPQLLALPTLGIHIPGLEDWLRWEIRYRKLDPDMLLTVKRRKFMPKRRKVRSQIRISYRHILLSGLIKLRYSRPVRRREVLKSKSK from the coding sequence TACCGCCTGTTGTGCACAGCACAGCGAGGGCCATCGCACCCCGCGAGTTCCTAGACGCCCTCCACGCAACATGCAACCCCAGGTTCCCCTACGACCGTGGGCGCTCCCACAAGCCCATCGCCCTCGCCATCAGCGGCGGTGTCGACTCCATGGCCCTGGCCTACCTCTCTACCAAGATCAGGACGACCGATCATTGGTTCAAGGTGGCTGACCACCCCGTCAGCAACCCTGTCGCTTTTGTTGTCAACCATGATCTGCGGAAGGGCATGGTTGAGGAAGTCGACCAGGTAATCAAGGCCCTGAGAGGGCTCAAGATCTTTGCCTATGTTGCCAAAATCGACTGGGCCCAGGTATTGGGCAAGGGTGTGGATCCCAACACGGTGCCCAACATTGAGACTCTTGCACGTCAGCAGCGCTATCGGAAATTGGGCACCTTCGCCAGGAACTGCAAGACCATGTCTTTGCTCACGGCCCATCACGAAGATGACCAGTATGAGACCATTCTCATGAGGCTGCTTTCCGGCCATGGATATCGCGGCTTGAGAGGGATGCGCCCGGCAACAGACATCCCCGAGTGTTACGATATGCATGGCATCTACCAGAGCGGCTTTATCGATGACCAGAGGAGTAAGCACCCTGTGTGGAATATTTACCCAAACAGGGCCGAAAGGACCAAGATATTGCGAGCCTTACGTGATGATTTCCACTTCGACTTGGCCACGTTTGCTGAGAAGGCGGAACCCATGATGTGGAGGACAGATCTCAAGGACGCTTTTTCTGCCGACCAGGACTATGACGAGTGGATCGCCAGGAGCAACAAGCCTGCCCCTCCGCTGCCGACGATGGactttgaggatgggggagtcATGGTATATCGGCCGCTGCTACACTTCTCCAAGGATCGCTTGATTGCCACCTGCTTGGAGAATAACGTTCCGTGGTTTGAGGATCACACCAACAAGGACCCGACGTTGACCATGAGGAATGCCGTGAGGCAGATGTGGAAGAATCACCGCTTGCCAGAGGCGCTTCAGAAGCCGGCGATATTGCGATTGGCAGAACGGTGCAGGAAGAGAGTGGCttttgaggaggctgaagcAGATCGCCTGCTGCAGAGTGCTCTGGTCCCTCATTTTGAGCCCAGTACTGGCACGTTGGTGGTACAACTGCCGAAATTCCGACTCCCACGAGTGTCAAGATTATCGTCAAAGTCACCCGAGGGTCGCCAGAAGCGGCTTGATCACCATCGCTACATCGCCGCTCTCCTGCTTCGAAAGCTGATTTCCATGGTCACACCGGAAAGAGAGCTCAACCAAGCTGGCCAGCTAGATCATCTCGCATCTATGCTGTTCCCCTCCCTGGCACAAGATGGCGTCgagccaccacctcccaagccGTACGTCATCTGCGGCGTACATTTTGTACCCATGATGGGCCCCAACAGCCAACCCTTCCGCTGGCTCCTGACCCGCGCGCCCTACGCTTCGAATGTCCCACGGCCTCGTACCGGTTTTTGGGCGCCCAACatcagaggaagatggggcAAAAAACCGCACCAGTGGAAGACAACCGGATGGTCAGGCTTCAAGCTGTATGACGGCCGGTACTGGATCCGACTGCTCAGCAGGCTGCCAGGTAATCTTCATGTCATGCCATTTGAGGCGGAGCATCAGAAGCCGTTCAAAGATGCGCTTGATGAGCAAAGCAAGAATGACCTCGCGGCTATGCTCAAGCGGTATGCGCCTGGCAAGATACGGTACACTCTCCCTGGAATATACTCCAGGGTTGATGTTACGGGAGTAATACAACGCGATGAATACTGGCcggatattgaggaactggACAAGTATGGGGCCTTGCGTAAGCGTAACGCTGATGGCCAGTGGGAAATCCGAGAGGAGGCTGTAGAGAACGAAGAGAGCAAGGATgttgaaaagaaaagctcGGACACGGTGGAACAGGAGCTGCTACACTCGTCAGCCAGTAAACGAGCCAGGCTGTTGCAGGCCAAGGCCTGGGAGGATGACATTACGGAAAGAAGGACAGATAATCCGCCCCAGCTGTTGGCGCTACCAACGCTGGGAATTCATATACCGGGCTTGGAAGACTGGCTGAGGTGGGAGATTCGGTACAGGAAGCTTGATCCAGATATGCTGCTCACGGTGAAGCGGAGGAAGTTCATGCCAAAACGGAGGAAGGTCAGGAGTCAGATTCGAATATCGTATCGGCATATATTGCTGTCGGGGTTGATCAAGCTGAGGTACAGTAGACCAGTACGGCGCCGAGAGGTGCTGAAGTCAAAGTCAAAATAG
- a CDS encoding hypothetical protein (COG:U; EggNog:ENOG503NUT2) — MSNPNALLLLADHIKLSLLERQRAKNLNLPNDTQDGHISRSLDQLRDGIEALEKEQQRLQEAGEEAKSTALLTTLTSLNKQQKDLTTQFHGFPTAATTSTLTHPNDPSLAEDFAHAQSAPAPPTTTTSQKKNVRFTDDNNDTDLEAQRSSLFSSQQPYRDEVDDDSAGYRNEAEGLSNTQIHAYHRQILEEQDAQLDALGLSISRQRELSMQIGDELDSQVLMLDESERVADRHASTLNRARRQLGRVARGAAESGEGRQMTAIVVLIIVLVLLIVILK, encoded by the exons atgtccaaccccaacgccctcctcctcctcgccgacCACAtcaagctctccctcctcgagcgCCAGCGCGCAaagaacctcaacctcccaaacGACACCCAAGATGGCCACATCTCTCGTTCTCTAGACCAACTCCGCGACGGGATCGAAGCCCTAgaaaaagaacaacaacgGCTCCAAGAAGCAGGCGAGGAAGC TAAATCgaccgccctcctcacaaccctcacctccctcaacaaacaacaaaaagaccTCACCACCCAATTCCACGGCTTCCCCACCGCAGCCACAACCTCGACCCTAACCCACCCCAACGACCCCTCCCTAGCCGAAGACTTTGCCCACGCCCAATCCGCCCCcgctccccccaccaccaccaccagtcagAAAAAGAACGTCCGTTTCAcagacgacaacaacgacacTGACCTCGAGGCGCAACGCTcctcccttttttcttctcaacAGCCATATCGCGACGAGGTAGACGACGACTCGGCGGGGTACCGCAACGAAGCTGAGGGGCTGTCAAACACCCAAATCCACGCCTACCACCGACAGATTCTGGAAGAGCAAGATGCGCAGCTGGACGCGCTGGGGCTGAGCATCAGCCGGCAGAGGGAGCTGTCGATGCAGATTGGGGATGAGCTGGACTCGCAGGTCTTGATGCTGGATGAGAGCGAGAGGGTGGCGGATAGGCATGCGAGCACGCTCAACAGGGCGAGGAGGCAGTTGGGGCGGGTGGCGAggggggcggcggagagtggggaggggaggcagatGACTGCTATTGTGGTGTTGATTattgttttggtgttgttgattgtTATTTTGAAGTGA
- a CDS encoding hypothetical protein (EggNog:ENOG503NV1A; COG:S), with protein MDVTQHQPGRRRHVFYGFWGFSTLFLVLGLSTVLIIGLLVQLLNQDLISTTDMMQSTLSSAASLTAILLARLGLSHASNAPESLESEDFEIDLSWYPPKPSSITNLTTVFNSTGVWGFIFNTSHTPDSQYGTYNWCNMPHVRAKEYPRPPSEYELLYVEVIHRHHLRTPYSSNSFPVEPHPWNCNNIAIYSYSSPLTPGSPPSIPGYHSPFTSPLNPFPPSPLGLQGTCNFPQITTQGLSDSYQHGLDLLSVYSPLISPTSAEFRITNNPITSQVAGALISALLPPKTTTTTPLLIQNKEIDSLEPKYPCPLSHHLFSQIQSTPQWKSHLQLSKEILTQLDIISGVPPSDTSFHISFDHYFDNLSSKQCHSRPLPCSVHSPHNNKCIPQHLADTVYRLGQWEYHHTYRSSKQSLQASVASYGVWIAELLSHISSVTKEETKVRYRHNIAHDGSISRLLGVLQVDDMHWPGMGSEIVFEVYKQQPKHFVRVLYGGQVLKSSSPMLKGNTKGMIPLQQIMGYLGGLIGLREKDGKMMHDIKEMCNTPITYNK; from the exons ATGGATGTGACCCAGCATCAACCGGGCCGACGGCGCCATGTTTTCTATGGTTTCTGGGGTTTCTCAACACTATTTCTGGTTCTTGGACTGTCCACGGTTCTCATCATTGGGCTGCTAGTTCAACTGCTCAACCAAGATCTGATAAGCACAACCGATATGATGCAGAGCACGCTGTCCAGCGCGGCCAGTCTCACAGCTATATTActtgccaggctgggcctTTCACATGCCTCAAACGCACCAGAGTCGCTCGAAAGTGAAGACTTTGAGATCGACCTGTCTTGGtatcccccaaaaccatcTTCGAtaaccaacctcaccaccgtctTCAACAGCACCGGCGTCTGGGGATtcatcttcaacacctcccacaccccaGACTCCCAGTATGGCACCTACAACTGGTGCAACATGCCTCATGTCCGGGCAAAGGAATATCCCAGGCCACCCTCAGAATATGAACTCCTCTACGTCGAAGTA atccaccgccaccacctccgcacCCCATACTCATCCAACTCCTTCCCTGTTGAACCTCACCCCTGGAACTGCAATAACATCGCCATCTACTCTtactcctcccctctcacccctggatcacccccctccatcccaggATACCACTCCCctttcacctcccccctcaaccccttccccccatctcccctcgGTCTCCAAGGCACCTGCAACTTTCCCCAAATCACAACCCAAGGCCTCTCCGACTCTTACCAGCACGGCCTCGACCTGCTATCAGTctactcccccctcatctcaCCAACTTCAGCCGAGTTCCGCataaccaacaaccccatcacctcccaaGTCGCCGGCGCACTGATATCCGCCCTCCTaccacccaaaaccaccaccaccacccccctcctcatccaaaacAAAGAAATCGACTCCCTCGAGCCCAAATACCCCtgccccctctcccaccacctctttTCCCAAATCCAATCCACTCCCCAATGGAAATCCCACCTGCAGCTATCAAAAGAGATCCTCACCCAACTAGACATCATAAGCGGCGTCCCCCCCTCCGATACCAGTTTCCACATCAGTTTCGACCACTACTTcgacaacctctcctccaaacAATGCCACTCCCGTCCCCTCCCTTGCTCAGTCCACTCcccccacaacaacaaatGCATCCCCCAACACCTAGCCGACACCGTCTACCGCCTAGGTCAGTGGGAGtaccaccacacctaccgTTCCTCCAAACAATCCCTCCAAGCCTCAGTCGCAAGCTACGGGGTGTGGATCGCCGAACTATTGTCACATATCTCATCCGTGACAAAAGAAGAGACAAAAGTGAGATATCGACACAACATTGCCCACGACGGGTCAATTTCCCGACTGTTGGGCGTGCTGCAAGTAGACGATATGCACTGGCCCGGGATGGGCTCCGAGATCGTCTTTGAGGTTtacaagcagcagccaaaacATTTCGTCAGGGTGTTGTACGGTGGGCAGGTGCTAAAGTCCAGTTCACCCATGCTAAAGGGAAACACCAAAGGGATGATACCACTCCAACAAATCATGGGGTATCTAGGTGGCCTCATCGGATTACGAGAAAAAGACGGGAAAATGATGCACGATATCAAGGAGATGTGCAACACCCCTATTACCTACAATAAGTGA
- a CDS encoding hypothetical protein (COG:D; COG:O; EggNog:ENOG503NZ4H), whose translation MGAIRNTNRGYATRQSKTMNHVVPYSQGSRRKRSASSPSNTRDSGYGSLESCRESHGSPEEPDEAASPIELRELPSNIKKTGRPFANLCMNYDGNSSEDDDQPKDDGEQTPITGSSPETITRPPTRLHRNTVALTVNYPRPRPALSTSLSFDASPALPRRTTNGSPGASFSWSRLPDRFIPARPRERETQTERYRTRKPANQLTRAEKLLRHKGAAEDAFCSPRRVPSAPIFGDLRDRGEPVHHDGIRYVPPPTVLGPRDLNGTHNGDRQISYGAVWGVGGLGPGNTAVDNGRGQLVTSSTNARHFQSNFPTLQPRPDEQREKYGARLAVALGLDRAEKVLRVSLPRQVDANNLSSHGLTKWNGVQWVKDHPTIAAASGKPSKKRKLPFAPFKVLDAPSLRDDFYCSVLAFSYINSTLAIGLGDMVYGWSEHGGVQLLNGSARPSQYEYLDGPSHITSVAFSSTEGEAAILAVGRSSGMLSLMSLKDKPDRGERHGAGRRPRFELSMESPVSCLSWRPCLNKERADKCMPPEDRESFAYRASWTHEDLLVGTDEGRVLLYAVDWPSPEEKELWGLDGRVTLLLNIQVHSQQICGLAWCPKGNYFATGANDNLCCLFDYEELCDNMNNAADESGLHNESTVEAVETDIPQQEPPSDDTTGSRQMPESQIRYIKSDGVKHKWRHGAAVKAIAFCPWQDGLVATGGGSNDKCIHFFHTKSGSALATISVSAQVTSLIWSTTRREIAATFGYASPEHPVRIAVFSWPDCRQVAAVPWPSEHRALYAIPYPSGPEEEKRTEKGYLDELNPKRRYKMEGCIMVAASDNSVRFHEVWGRDDKVATMGGVGMLGGSDILEGLEGIDKEGDVIR comes from the exons ATGGGCGCCATACGCAACACCAACCGTGGCTACGCTACAAGGCAAAGCAAAACCATGAACCACGTGGTTCCATACAGCCAAGGGTCACGTCGTAAACGGTCCGCCAGCTCTCCTTCCAACACGCGAGACTCGGGATACGGTTCGCTGGAATCATGCCGGGAGAGTCACGGATCCCCAGAAGAACCTGATGAGGCTGCAAGTCCCATTGAGCTTCGCGAGCTGccctccaacatcaagaaaACAGGGCGTCCCTTTGCCAACCTGTGCATGAACTATGATGGAAATTCTTCCGAAGACGATGATCAACCCAAGGACGACGGTGAACAAACTCCAATAACCGGAAGCTCGCCGGAGACTATCACACGTCCACCCACAAGACTACACAGAAACACAGTCGCTCTGACCGTCAACTACCCTCGCCCACGACCTGCACTTTCTACATCGCTTTCGTTTGACGCCAGCCCGGCCCTTCCGCGAAGAACTACCAACGGCTCTCCTGGGGCCAGCTTTTCCTGGTCCCGATTACCAGACCGTTTCATTCCTGCCAGAcccagagagagagaaactcAGACGGAGAGGTACAGGACTAGGAAGCCAGCGAACCAACTGACCCGAGCCGAGAAGCTTTTGCGGCACAAGGGAGCCGCCGAAGACGCCTTTTGCTCCCCTCGTCGCGTTCCTAGTGCTCCCATATTTGGCGACCTTCGGGACCGGGGAGAGCCTGTTCATCATGATGGCATTAGATATGTCCCAC CTCCCACTGTTCTCGGACCTAGGGATCTGAATGGCACCCACAACGGCGACAGACAGATCAGCTATGGCGCAGTatggggtgttgggggactTGGTCCGGGAAACACCGCTGTTGACAATGGTCGAGGTCAGCTGGTCACGAGTAGTACAAACGCCAGGCATTTTCAGTCCAACTTTCCCACACTGCAACCAAGACCCGACGAGCAACGGGAGAAATACGGTGCGCGCCTTGCGGTGGCTCTCGGCCTGGATAGAGCCGAGAAGGTACTTAGGGTCAGTCTCCCTCGACAGGTCGATGCCAACAACCTCAGCTCCCACGGCCTCACCAAATGGAATGGCGTTCAATGGGTCAAGGATCACCCAACAATAGCTGCGGCATCTGGCAAGCCATCTAAGAAGCGCAAACTACCATTTGCACCGTTCAA AGTCCTTGATGCTCCCAGCCTACGAGACGACTTTTATTGCTCTGTCCTGGCTTTTTCATACATCAACAGCACCCTTGCTATCGGGCTGGGTGACATGGTGTACGGCTGGTCTGAACACGGCGGTGTACAGCTGTTGAACGGCAGTGCGCGACCCTCGCAGTACGAATACCTCGACGGACCCAGTCATATCACGAGTGTCGCCTTTTCGAGCACTGAAGGGGAAGCAGCTATCTTGGCTGTTGGAAGGTCGAGTGGCATGTTGTCACTTATGTCATTGAAAGATAAGCCGGACCGCGGCGAAAGACATGGGGCAGGCCGAAGACCTCGATTCGAACTGTCGATGGAGTCGCCCGTCTCTTGTCTCAGCTGGAGGCCTTGCCTCAACAAAGAAAGGGCCGACAAGTGTATGCCTCCCGAGGACCGGGAATCCTTCGCATACCGGGCTTCTTGGACCCATGAGGACTTGCTTGTCGGGACTGACGAAGGTCGCGTGCTCCTGTATGCGGTCGATTGGCCAAGtccggaggagaaggagttgtGGGGCTTGGATGGCAGAGTAACTCTCTTGCTGAACATCCAGGTCCATTCCCAACAGATCTGCGGATTGGCTTGGTGCCCCAAAGGGAATTACTTTGCTACAGGGGCCAACGACAACCTGTGCTGTCTTTTTGACTACGAGGAACTATGCGACAATATGAACAACGCTGCTGATGAGTCTGGCTTGCACAATGAGTCTACAGTCGAGGCTGTCGAGACCGACATTCCTCAACAGGAGCCTCCGAGTGACGACACTACAGGGTCAAGACAGATGCCTGAAAGCCAAATCCGATACATCAAGTCGGACGGAGTGAAGCACAAGTGGAGGCATGGGGCTGCGGTCAAAGCCATTGCCTTTTGCCCCTGGCAGGACGGACTTGTTGCAACAGGCGGAGGATCCAACGACAAGTGTATACACTTTTTCCACACCAAATCAGGCTCAGCACTGGCAACCATCTCTGTATCGGCTCAGGTCACCAGCTTGATCTGGTCCACCACTCGAAGGGAAATCGCAGCTACGTTTGGGTACGCGTCGCCCGAGCACCCGGTCCGCATCGCCGTCTTTTCGTGGCCGGACTGTCGCCAGGTCGCGGCCGTGCCATGGCCCAGTGAGCATCGTGCGCTGTATGCTATTCCCTATCCTAGTGGtcccgaggaggagaagcggaCTGAGAAGGGCTACTTGGATGAGCTGAACCCCAAGAGGCGCTACAAGATGGAAGGCTGCATTATGGTCGCGGCAAGCGATAATAGCGTCCGGTTTCACGAAGTGTGGGGGCGAGACGACAAAGTGGCCACTATGGGCGGCGTCGGCATGCTGGGGGGCAGCGACATCTTGGAGGGTCTCGAGGGGATTGacaaggagggggatgttaTTCGTTGA
- the BET4 gene encoding Rab geranylgeranyltransferase (EggNog:ENOG503NYGW; COG:O), producing the protein MADQGGSQHGIARTTRTRTPAQKQQDLERIQKYRDLESHLRQLVSSSDYSRRETFDLTTTLLKLNPEYYTVWNVRRRTLTSGLFSRRSDGCSCSRACSSSSRSDTTTTCSDESSCSYSTRTPHSQACRRIGRSGIIADQGSDDTAVAQEPTEREDGEAQKKDLDIITSELSFTFGLLLKSPKCYWIWSYRLWTLDQSILLLPVEKAKKIWQDELGLASKMLSMDRRNFHAWGYRRHVVSQLESRELGGDSLVESEFAYTDRMIRADLSNFSAWHSRSTLIPRLLDERGAGEDERRAFLDAELTQIREALNVGPDDQSLWYYHQFLVDNLVSPVRRPTIVPTLTVDQRVDYLLKEITEIKDLLEDYEDVKLIHEALLEYTLGLCQLEKRKPLEHERHDLISWVKKLKELDPMRMGRWVDLERDYGLTELLPGGGGYEYIIILMSLIHLPTVQHPDEMFWLLLVNLKDDLGAHPGPVHIVYLQHAQQSGN; encoded by the exons ATGGCCGAT CAAGGCGGCTCCCAGCACGGCATAGCCCGCACCACCCGCACCCGCACCCCCGCCCAAAAGCAGCAAGACCTCGAGCGCATCCAAAAGTACCGCGACCTCGAATCCCACCTCCGCCAgctcgtctcctcctctgaTTACTCCCGCCGCGAAACCTTtgacctcaccaccaccctcctcaagctcaacccGGAATACTACACAGTATGGAACGTCCGCAGGCGTACGCTAACTTCTGGCTTATTCTCAAGACGGTCGGATGGGTGCTCATGCTCGAGGGCGTGCTCGAGTTCTTCTCGGTCAGACACTACAACAACGTGTTCCGACGAGTCATCGTGCTCTTATTCGACAAGGACCCCGCACAGCCAAGCTTGCCGGAGGATTGGGAGGAGTGGTATAATAGCTGACCAGGGGTCTGATGATACCGCTGTCGCGCAAGAACCAACGGAGCGAGAAGATGGGGAGGCCCAGAAGAAGGATCTTGATATTATCACCTCGGAGCTGTCTTTTACTTTTGGGCTTTTGCTCAAGAGCCCGAAATGCTACTGGATTTGGTCGTATCGGCTTTGGACATTGGATCAGTCTATCCTGCTTCTGCCggtggagaaggcgaagaagattTGGCAGGACGAGTTGGGACTCGCGAGCAAGATGCTGTCGATGGACCGCAGGAATTTCCATGCGTGGGGGTACAGGCGGCATGTTGTCAGCCAGCTGGAGAGCAGGGAGCTGGGCGGGGATTCGTTGGTGGAGAGCGAGTTTGCGTATACTGACCGGATGATCCGGGCTGATTTGAGTAATTTCTCGGCTTGGCATAGCAGGAGCACGCTGATTccgaggttgttggatgagaggggggcgggggaggatgagaggaggGCTTTTTTGGATGCCG AATTGACCCAAATCCGAGAAGCGCTCAATGTCGGCCCCGACGATCAGTCACTGTGGTATTATCACCAGTTCCTTGTCGACAACCTCGTCAGTCCAGTTAGGCGTCCCACCATTGTCCCGACCTTGACGGTAGATCAGAGGGTGGACTACCTCTTGAAAGAAATCACGGAAATCAAGGATCTGCTAGAGGATTATGAGGATGTGAAGCTGATCCATGAGGCGTTGTTGGAATACACGCTGGGGTTGTgtcagctggagaagaggaaaccTCTTGAGCATGAGAGGCACGACCTGATATCTTGGGTGAAGAAGTTGAAAGAGTTGGAtccgatgaggatggggaggtgggtcgATTTGGAGAGGGATTATGGGTTGACTGAGTTGCTTCCTGGCGGGGGTGGTTATGAGTATATAATAATTCTAATGTCACTTATT CACCTGCCCACCGTACAACACCCTGACGAAATgttttggctgctgcttgtaAACCTCAAAGACGATCTCGGAGCCCATCCCGGGCCAGTGCATATCGTCTACTTGCAGCACGCCCAACAGTCGGGAAATTGA